The following proteins are encoded in a genomic region of Brachypodium distachyon strain Bd21 chromosome 1, Brachypodium_distachyon_v3.0, whole genome shotgun sequence:
- the LOC100840041 gene encoding binding partner of ACD11 1: MAAAAAPVEVPATGPVKTVKVTNVSLSATEQDIKEFFSFSGDIEHVEMQSGDEWSQVAYVTFKDAQGAETALLLSGATIVDLSVIIAPAPEYQPPPTASAPLMSGTRVPVGGDNVVHKAEDVVSSMLAKGFTLGKDAVGKAKAFDDKHGFTSTAGAKVASIDKKIGLSEKFTMGTSVVNEKVKEMDQKFQVSDKTKSALAAAEQTVSSAGSAIMKNRYVFTSASWVTSAFSKVAKAATDVGTMTKEKMSAEEQHKGSGPSSGGYTPIR, translated from the exons atggcggcggcggcggctccggtggAGGTGCCGGCGACGGGTCCG GTGAAGACTGTGAAGGTCACAAATGTTTCCCTGAGTGCAACTGAGCAAGACATTAAGGagttcttttccttttcaggAGACATTGAACATGTGGAGATGCAAAG TGGTGATGAGTGGTCTCAAGTTGCATATGTGACTTTTAAAGATGCACAGGGAGCAGAGACTGCACTTCTTCTTTCG GGTGCAACAATTGTTGATCTTTCTGTTATCATCGCACCTGCTCCAGAATATCAACCACCTCCTACTGCATCTGCTCCACTG ATGAGTGGAACCAGAGTCCCAGTCGGCGGAGACAATGTGGTCCACAAGGCTGAAGATGTTGTCAGCAGTATGCTTGCCAAGGGTTTCACCCTGGGCAAAGACGCTGTTGGCAAGGCGAAAGCTTTCGATGATAAGCACGGCTTCACATCCACCGCTGGCGCCAAGGTGGCCTCCATCGACAAGAAGATCGGGCTCAGTGAGAAGTTCACCATGGGCACTTCCGTGGTCAACGAGAAGGTCAAGGAGATGGACCAGAAGTTCCAGGTGTCTGACAAGACCAAGTCGGCGCTGGCCGCGGCTGAGCAGACAGTGAGCAGTGCAGGTTCTGCTATCATGAAGAACAGGTACGTCTTCACCAGCGCGTCGTGGGTCACCAGCGCCTTCAGCAAGGTCGCCAAGGCCGCCACCGACGTCGGCACGATGACAAAGGAGAAGATGTCGGCCGAGGAACAGCACAAGGGCTCTGGCCCGTCGTCCGGGGGCTACACGCCCATCCGTTGA
- the LOC100833140 gene encoding transcription factor MYB93 — MGRSPCCDGEAGVKKGPWTPEEDKLLVDYISEKGHGSWRRLPKLAGLNRCGKSCRLRWTNYLRPDIKRGRFDDDEEKLIIHLHSILGNKWSSIATKLPGRTDNEIKNYWNTHLRKKLLGMGIDPVTHRPRTDLSLLAGLPALLAAAGSFSSGSGAGASWVENMNALRLQADAAKFQLLQGLVRALTTNTSAAAAPMAGNGGGSGVQDHLMALLGGGGNGGLAGGGFVEQQMSMLQQYDGLLSLPALTSATCNTNGAMAATMPGGQLVGGGAGMFGGSGGDSFGAGDGLSSTELGGASGSSNITAACGTTAPPPLVCNNGGSGGGGEETTPASSPMFFDGLESLNLDDHLNTDGGWKDLLEQMSWLNSTEL; from the exons ATGGGGAGGTCGCCGTGCTGCGACGGGGAGGCCGGGGTGAAGAAGGGGCCATGGACGCCGGAGGAGGACAAGCTGCTGGTGGACTACATCAGCGAGAAAGGCCATGGGAGCTGGCGCCGCCTGCCCAAGCTCGCCGGGCTCAACCGCTGCGGGAAGAGCTGCCGGCTCCGGTGGACCAACTACCTCCGCCCCGACATCAAGCGCGGCCgcttcgacgacgacgaggagaaACTCATCATCCACCTCCACTCCATCCTCGGCAACAA gTGGTCGTCGATCGCGACTAAGCTGCCGGGGAGGACGGACAACGAGATCAAGAACTACTGGAACACGCACCTCAGGAAGAAGCTCCTCGGCATGGGGATCGACCCCGTCACCCACAGGCCTCGCACGGACCTCAGCTTACTCGCCGGCCTCCCggccctcctcgccgccgcgggaagcttctcctccggctccggcgccggcgccagtTGGGTCGAGAACATGAACGCGCTCAGGCTGCAGGCCGACGCCGCCAAGTTCCAGCTGCTGCAGGGCCTCGTGCGCGCGCTCACCACCAAcacctccgcggcggcggcgcccatggCGGGTAACGGCGGCGGGTCTGGGGTGCAGGATCACCTCATGgccctcctcggcggcggcggcaatggcgggctcgccggcggcggttttGTTGAGCAGCAGATGAGCATGCTGCAGCAGTACGACGGGCTGCTCAGCCTGCCGGCGCTGACCTCGGCCACCTGCAACACCAATggcgccatggcggcgacgatgCCCGGCGGCCAGctcgttggcggcggcgctgggatgttcggcggcagcggcggcgacagcTTCGGGGCCGGCGACGGGCTGAGCTCGACGGAGCTCGGCGGGGCCAGCGGGAGCAGCAACATCACGGCAGCATGCGgcacgacggcgccgccgccgttggtGTGCAATaatggcggcagcggcggaggcggcgaggagacGACGCCGGCGTCGAGCCCGATGTTCTTCGATGGATTGGAGAGCTTGAATTTGGATGATCACCTCAACACTGATGGTGGCTGGAAGGATTTGCTAGA GCAAATGTCATGGTTGAACTCAACTGAGCTGTGA